The region CCATCATGTCCGAAGGGGCCACCACCTGAGCGCCGGCTGCGGCGTGGGACAGGGCCTGCTTGACCAGTGCGTCGACGGTGATGTCGTTCTGCACGTAGCCTTCTTCGTCGAGGATGCCGTCCTGACCGTGAGTAGTGAACGGGTCCAGGGCGACGTCAGTGATAACGCCCAGCTCCGGGAAGCGATCGCGCAGCGCACGGGTGGCGCGTTGGGCGATGCCTTCCGGGTTCCAGGCTTCGGCCGCATCCAGCGACTTGAGCTCTGGCGGCGTGACCGGGAACAGCGCCACTGCCGGAATCCCCAGTTCGACCCACTTGGCCGCCTCGATCAGCAACAGATCGATGGTCAGGCGTTCAACGCCCGGCATCGACGCCACCGCTTCGCGACGGTTTTCACCGTCCAGCACGAACACCGGCAGAATCAGGTCATCGACGGTCAAAACGTTTTCACGGACCAATCGACGCGAGAAATCATCACGACGGTTACGACGCAGGCGGGTTGCAGGAAACAATCGGTTGGCGGGGGTAAAGCTCACGGCAGACTCCTGAGCCCGCGCTGGCGGGCGAGCGTGACAGTTATAAGCTGCCATTATGACGGACACATGACAGTTGTGCTTAGCCCTGCGTCACGTAGCTGTATTCCATTGTCCGTGTAGGAATTGTTCACGTCGAGACACATTTGGACACTTTCCTGAATGTGTCTGAAGGGTTAGGCTGCGCGTTCATTTCGCTAGCACCCAGACAATGCTCCAACAATTTCTGCATGACTTCGGCTACTTTGCCCTTTTTCTCGGCACGTTCTTCGAAGGCGAAACCATCCTGGTGCTCGCGGGCTTCCTCGCGTTTCGCGGATACATGGACATCAATCTGGTTGTCGTCGTGGCGTTCTTCGGCAGTTATGCCGGTGATCAGCTGTGGTACTTCCTGGGGCGCAAGCACGGCCGCAAATTACTGGCGCGCAAACCGCGCTGGCAAATGATGGGTGACCGGGCGCTGGAACATATCCGCAAGCACCCGGACATCTGGGTCCTGAGCTTCCGCTTTGTCTATGGTTTGCGCACGGTGATGCCGGTGGCGATCGGCCTCTCGGGCTATCCGCCGGGACGTTATCTGCTGCTCAACGGGATTGGCGCCGCGATCTGGGCCAGCGCCCTGGCGGCGGCGGCCTACCATTTCGGTGCGGTGCTCGAAAGCATGCTCGGCAGCGTCAAGAAGTACGAGCTGTGGGTACTCGGCGCGCTGCTGGTGTTGGGCCTGGCCCTGTGGCTACGCCGGCGGTTCAAAAATGCTCGCCTGGCGAAGAAGATCTACGCCGACGAGCAGGCTGAACTGGCCAAGACCGCCGAGGCTAAGACGCCAGTCGAGTGAAACGGTTTCTACAGCAGTAGAGACCGATTCCACTGAGCAGGCTGTAACTGATCAGGCCGACCCAGCCTTGCGCGCTGGCCGGCCACAGCCCGACCAGCGGCGCCAGCCACACCAGCGGCACGTTCGACGCCAGCCGCAGCAGCTCCAACTTCCACGCCCACGGGCGATTCTCCAGGGCCACGCCCAACGTAAACAAACCCAGCACCACCGCACTCCAGCCGAGCACCATGGCTGCGGTCGGCAGACTCTGCTCCAGTTTCATCAAATAGCTGCCCAAGGCGATGTAGACGCAGAACTGCAACGCCACATACAGCTGCTGCCGGCCGTCCAGCGGCACGTCGAATTTGCGGAACTGGCTCAGGTCGGGTTTGTTCATCGGGTACTTGGCCGCTACGTCCGCCGGCCGCCAACCGGTGCGCATAAACCAGATTCGCAACTTGTCCCACTTGCTCTGCGCCCGCCGGGCGTCATCCCACAATTGCGCATAGAACTGCAGGTTGGCCCACAGCGGATTCCAGCTCGCCAGTGGTGTGGTCACGCCGAAAATCACCGGCTCGTTGTCGTCTTCTTCCTGAAACGAGCCGAACAGACGGTCCCAAATAATGAACACCCCGCCGTAGTTGCGATCCATGTAGAGAGCGTTCTGTGCATGGTGGGCCCGATGATTGGACGGCGTGACGAAGAACCACTCGAACCAGCCGAGCTTGGGAATGTGCTTGGTGTGAACCCAGAATTGATACAGCAGGTTCAGCGCCGCGACGCTGACGAACACCAGCAACGGCACGCCGAACACGGCCATGGGCAGATAGAAGATCCAGCCCAGCAGAAAACCGGTACTGGTCTGGCGCAGGGCCGTGGAGAGGTTGTAGTCCTCGCTCTGGTGATGCACCGAATGCGCCGCCCAGAGGATGTTCCGCTCGTGGCCCATGCGGTGCAGCCAGTAATAGCAGAAGTCGTAGAGGACGAAGGCAAACACCCAGACCCAGGCACTGTCGCCCGAGAGTCTGAACAGTGCCAGATGCTCGAGCGCAAATGCATACGTCAGCAGCCCCATCCCCTTGGTCAGCAGGCCGGTGGTGGTCGACAACACGCCAGTGCTCATGCTGTTGATCGCGTCAGCCACGCGGTAATTGCGAACGCCGCGCCAACGGTCGGCCAGCAGTTCGATGGCTATCAGCACAAAGAAAAACGGCACCGCATACAGAATGAAATTCATGACGCGACCTGATCGCAATGGTGATGACTGATCCTAGGCCTCGCCGCGATTTAACCCTATGGCAACGAGCGACAAATTAGTGGACATTTAACGCCATGAATCTGGAGAAAAGCCCATGAGCAAAAAAATTGCAGTGATCCTTTCCGGCTGTGGCGTGTACGACGGCGCCGAGATCCAAGAAAGCGTGATTACCTTGCTGCGCCTGGACCAGCGCGGTGCCCAGGTGCAGTGTTTTGCACCGAACATCGCCCAGTTGCATGTGATCAACCACCTGACCGGCGAAGAAATGCCCGAGTCGCGCAATGTGCTGGTGGAATCGGCGCGCATTGCCCGGGGCAACATCAAGGACATCCGCGAGGCCAGCGTCGAAGACTTCGATGCGCTAATCGTGCCGGGCGGCTTCGGGGCGGCGAAGAACCTCTCCAACTTCGCGGTCGAAGGCGCCGGATGCACGGTTCAGCCAGAAGTCCTGGCATTGGCCGAAGCTTTTGCCGAAGCAAGTAAACCGGTGGGGTTGATCTGCATCTCGCCAGCGCTGGCGGCGAAGATCTATGGCCCGGGCGTAACCTGCACCATCGGCAACAATGCCGAAACGGCAGCGGCGATGAACAAGATGGGCGCCACTCATGCGGACTGTGCGGTCGGAGACATTGTTGAGGACAAGGCGCGCAAGTTGGTGAGTACCCCGGCGTATATGCTGGCGCAGTCGATCAGTGAAGCGGCTTCGGGGATTAACAAGTTGGTCGACCGGGTTCTAGAACTCACCCACGAAAATGATGTGTAACGCGGACAAATGTGGGAGCGGGCTTGCTCGCGAAGGCTGACTAACATTTCAACATTGATGTCGGCTGATACACCGCTTTCGCGAGCAAGCCCGCTCCCACAGGGTTCTCGGTCTGGCTTAAGGCTTGCGAGTTAGCCGAGTGAGAATCCGGTCCAGCGCATTGGCAAACGCCTGTTTCTCCCGTTCGCCAAACGGCGCTGGCCCGCCGCTCATCTGGCCCTGTTCACGCAGGTCGGTGAACAGGTTACGCACCGCCAGCCTGTCCCCCATATTCTGCGCATCGAACTCTTTGCCGCGCGGGTCCAGCGCTGAAACGCCCTTCTTCACCAAGCGGTCAGCCAGCGGCACATCGCTGCAAATCACCAGCTCGCCGGGCACTGCGTGTTCCACCAGGTAATCGTCGGCCGCGTCCGGGCCGCTGGGCACCACGATCAGCTTCACCAGGGCCAGACCCGGTTTGATCTGCGGCTGACCGGCCACCATCACCACTTCGAACTGGCGCTTGAGGGCGAACTTCACCACCAGATCCTTGGCTGCCCGTGGGCAGGCGTCGGCATCGATCCAGACACGCATTGTGTTTTTCCTCTTAGAAAGCTTCGCGGGCAAGCCTCGCTCCTACAAGGTTAATGTAAACCCGTAGGAGCGAGGCTTGCCCGCGAATGTGAGCGCAGCGAATGCTGTTAAGAAACCGGCACCCGCCGCTTCTCTGCCATGCGACTGCGGCTATACAGCACGATGATCGCAATGATCGCCACCGCCTGCGCACTCAGCGAATACGCATCAGCGTGGATGCCCAGCCAGTCGAAGTCAAAGAACGGCACCGGCCGGGTGCCGAAGATCCCGGCTTCCTGCAACGCCTTCACACCATGGCCGGCAAACACCACCGACAACGCGCATAACAACCCGGCGTTGATGCCGAAGAATAGCGCCAGTGGCAGTTTTGCCGAGCCGCGCAGGATCACCCAAGCCAGACCGACCAACAGCACCAACGCCGTCGCGCCGCCCGCGAGCACCGCGTTATGCCCGGCAGGGCCGGCCTGCAACCACAGGGTTTCGTAGAACAGGATCACTTCAAACAGTTCGCGATACACCGAGAAGAACGCCAGGATCGCAAAACCGAAACGTCCGCCGCCGCCCACCAGGCTGCTCTTGATGTAATCCTGCCAGGCTGCCGCGTGGCGACGGTCGTGCATCCACACGCCGAGCCACAACACCATGACGCTGGCGAACAGCGCCGTGCAGCCTTCCAGCAGCTCACGCTGGGCGCCGCTGACATCAATCACGTACGCCGCCAGCGCCCAGGTCCCCAGGCCCGCCAACAGCGCCAGCCCCCAACCGACGTTGACGCTACGCACCGCCGATTGCTGGCCGG is a window of Pseudomonas sp. 10S4 DNA encoding:
- the hemB gene encoding porphobilinogen synthase; its protein translation is MSFTPANRLFPATRLRRNRRDDFSRRLVRENVLTVDDLILPVFVLDGENRREAVASMPGVERLTIDLLLIEAAKWVELGIPAVALFPVTPPELKSLDAAEAWNPEGIAQRATRALRDRFPELGVITDVALDPFTTHGQDGILDEEGYVQNDITVDALVKQALSHAAAGAQVVAPSDMMDGRIQAIREALELADHVNVRIMAYSAKYASAYYGPFRDAVGSALNLGKANKASYQMDPANSNEALHEVAADLSEGADMVMVKPGMPYLDILYRVKEEFKVPTFVYQVSGEYAMHMAAIQNGWLSEGVILESLTAFKRAGADGILTYFAVRAAQLLREQK
- a CDS encoding DedA family protein, whose translation is MLQQFLHDFGYFALFLGTFFEGETILVLAGFLAFRGYMDINLVVVVAFFGSYAGDQLWYFLGRKHGRKLLARKPRWQMMGDRALEHIRKHPDIWVLSFRFVYGLRTVMPVAIGLSGYPPGRYLLLNGIGAAIWASALAAAAYHFGAVLESMLGSVKKYELWVLGALLVLGLALWLRRRFKNARLAKKIYADEQAELAKTAEAKTPVE
- a CDS encoding sterol desaturase family protein — protein: MNFILYAVPFFFVLIAIELLADRWRGVRNYRVADAINSMSTGVLSTTTGLLTKGMGLLTYAFALEHLALFRLSGDSAWVWVFAFVLYDFCYYWLHRMGHERNILWAAHSVHHQSEDYNLSTALRQTSTGFLLGWIFYLPMAVFGVPLLVFVSVAALNLLYQFWVHTKHIPKLGWFEWFFVTPSNHRAHHAQNALYMDRNYGGVFIIWDRLFGSFQEEDDNEPVIFGVTTPLASWNPLWANLQFYAQLWDDARRAQSKWDKLRIWFMRTGWRPADVAAKYPMNKPDLSQFRKFDVPLDGRQQLYVALQFCVYIALGSYLMKLEQSLPTAAMVLGWSAVVLGLFTLGVALENRPWAWKLELLRLASNVPLVWLAPLVGLWPASAQGWVGLISYSLLSGIGLYCCRNRFTRLAS
- the elbB gene encoding isoprenoid biosynthesis glyoxalase ElbB, with translation MSKKIAVILSGCGVYDGAEIQESVITLLRLDQRGAQVQCFAPNIAQLHVINHLTGEEMPESRNVLVESARIARGNIKDIREASVEDFDALIVPGGFGAAKNLSNFAVEGAGCTVQPEVLALAEAFAEASKPVGLICISPALAAKIYGPGVTCTIGNNAETAAAMNKMGATHADCAVGDIVEDKARKLVSTPAYMLAQSISEAASGINKLVDRVLELTHENDV
- a CDS encoding YaiI/YqxD family protein is translated as MRVWIDADACPRAAKDLVVKFALKRQFEVVMVAGQPQIKPGLALVKLIVVPSGPDAADDYLVEHAVPGELVICSDVPLADRLVKKGVSALDPRGKEFDAQNMGDRLAVRNLFTDLREQGQMSGGPAPFGEREKQAFANALDRILTRLTRKP